A stretch of DNA from Streptomyces xanthii:
GTCGCCCTGGCCGTCCCGGCCTTCGGCGCACTCGTCGCGGAGCCGCTCTTCCTCATGGCCGACAGCGCCATCGTCGGCCACCTCGGCACGTCCCAGCTCGCCGGTCTCGCCGTCGCCTCGGCCCTGCTGACGACCGCGGTCAGCGTCTTCGTCTTCCTCGCCTACGCGACCACCGCCGCGGTCGCCCGCCGGGTCGGCGCCGGCGATCTGCGCGCCGCGATCCAGCAGGGCATGGACGGCATCTGGCTCGCGCTGATCCTCGGGGCCGCGGTCATCGCGGTCGTCCTGCCCACCGCACCCACCCTGATCGACCTCTTCGGCGCCTCCGACACGGCCGCGCCCTACGCGGTCACCTATCTGCGGATCTCCGCCCTCGGCATCCCCGCGATGCTTGTCGTCCTCGCCGCCACCGGCGTCCTGCGCGGCCTGCAGAACACCAAGACCCCCCTCTACGTCGCCGTCGCCGGCTTCATCGCCAACGGCGCGCTCAACGCGGGCCTGGTCTACGGCGCCGACCTCGGCATCGCCGGCTCCGCCTGGGGCACGGTCATCGCCCAGATCGGCATGGCCGTCATCTACCTCGTCGTGGTCGTCCGGGGAGCGAGGCGCCACGGCGCCTCGCTCCGCCCGGACGCGGCCGGCATCCGCGCCTGCGCCCAGGCAGGCGCCCCGCTCCTGGTCCGCACGCTCTCGCTGCGCGCGATCCTGATGATCGCCACAGCGGTCGCGGCCCGGCTCGGCGACGCCGACGTGGCCGCCCACCAGATCATCCTGTCGCTGTGGAGCCTGCTGGCCTTCGCCCTCGACGCCATCGCCATCGCAGGCCAGGCCATCATCGGGCGCTATCTCGGCGCGGACGACGCCCAGGGCGCCCGCGACGTGTGCCGCCGCATGGTCCAGTGGGGCATCGCGTCCGGCGTGGTCCTCGGTGTCCTGGTCATCCTCACCCGGCCACTCTTCGTGCCGCTGTTCACCAGTGACCCGGTCGTGCAGGACGCCGCCCTGCCCGCCCTCGTCGTCGTGGCCCTGTCCCAGCCGATCTGCGGCATCGTCTTCGTGCTCGACGGTGTCCTCATGGGCGCGGGCGACGGCCCGTACCTGGCCTGGGCCATGCTGATCACCCTGGCCGTCTTCACACCCGTCGCCCTGCTGGTGCCGGTTCTCGGCGGCGGACTCACCGCCCTCTGGGGTGCGATGACCCTGATGATGGCAGTCCGCATGGCAACCCTCTGGATGCGCTACCGCTCCGGCCGCTGGGCCATCACCGGTGCGACCCGCTGACCCGTCCCGTACGACCCGAAGCGCACCGTTTCACGTGAAACACCGTGCCGCGCCCACGGCCGTGAAACCACCGGTCCGCAGGCGCCGTGACCACACCCCGGCAAGCATGTGGGGCCGCACCCCGGAGGGTGCGGCCCCACATTCGCTTCAGCGCTGCTCAGAGCAGGGCTCAGGCAGAGACGACCTCGACGTTGACCTTGGCGGCAACCTCGGGGTGCAGACGCACGGTCGCCGAGTGGGCGCCCAGCGTCTTGATCGGCGAGCCCAGCTCGACACGGCGCTTGTCGACCTTCGGGCCGCCCGCGGTCTCGATCGCCGAAGCGACGTCAGCCTGCGTGACGGAACCGAACAGACGACCGGCGTCGCCGGAGCGGACGGCCAGACGGACCTTGACACCCTCGAGCTGGGCCTTGATCTCGTTGGCCTGCTCGATGGTCGCGATCTCGTGGATCTTGCGGGCGCGGCGGATCTGCGCCACGTCCTGCTCGCCACCCTTGGTCCAGCGGATCGCGAAACCACGCGGGACCAGGTAGTTGCGGGCGTACCCGTCCTTGACGTCGACGACGTCGCCGGCGGTGCCGAGGCCAGAGACCTCGTGGGTCAGGATGATCTTCATTTTTCGGTCACCCTTCCCTTATCGCGCGGTGGACGTGTAGGGCAGCAGCGCCATCTCACGGCTGTTCTTCACGGCCGTGGCGACGTCACGCTGGTGCTGCGTGCAGTTGCCGGTCACGCGGCGGGCACGGATCTTGCCGCGGTCGGAAATGAACTTCCGCAGCATGTTCGTGTCCTTGTAGTCCACGTACGTGACCTTGTCCTTGCAGAAAGCGCAGACCTTCTTCTTCGGCTTGCGCACAGGCGGCTTCGCCATGGTGTTTCTCCTGTGTGATCAAGAAGTGTGGGTACGAGCCCGGCCCCGGAAGGGCACTGGTCCCTAGAAGGGGGGCTCGTCCGAGTAGCCGCCGCCGGAGCCGCCGGAGCTTCCGCCCCAGCCGCCACCGCCGCCGCCCTGCTGCTGGCCGCCGCCGGCCGGCGAACCGGTCGCCCAGGGGTCGTCGGCGGGAGCACCGCCGCCACCCTGCTGCTGACCGCCACCGGGGCCACCGCCCCAGCCGCCGCCCTGCTGGCCGCCGCCACCGCCGCCGTATCCACCCTGGCCACCGCGGCCGCCACCACTGGTCTTGGTGACCTTGGCCGTGGCGCTGCGCAGGCTGGCGCCGACTTCCTCGACATCCAGCTCGTAGACCGTGCGCTTGACGCCCTCACGGTCCTCGTAGGACCGCTGCTTCAGCCGGCCCTGCACGATGACGCGCATGCCTCGCTGGAGCGACTCCGCGACGTTCTCCGCCGCCTGACGCCAGACCGAGCAGGTCAGGAACAGGCTCTCGCCGTCCTTCCACTCGTTCGTCTGACGGTCGAAGGTGCGGGGAGTGGACGCGACACGGAACTTCGCGACCGCCGCACCGGAGGGGGTGAAGCGCAGCTCGGGGTCGTCGACAAGATTGCCGACGACCGTGATGACGGTCTCGCCTGCCATGGAAAACCTCTCGGCGGGTTTGCTGCGGACTGCTTGCTGCTACTCGAATCCCGAGTGCCGCTGAACTAGGAAGTTCAGTGGGTCTCGGGGCGGAGGACCTTGGTCCGGAGGACCGACTCGTTCAGGTTCATCTGGCGGTCGAGCTCCTTGACGACCGCAGGCTCGGCCTGCAGGTCGATGACCGAGTAGATGCCCTCGGGCTTCTTCTTGATCTCGTACGAGAGACGACGACGGCCCCAGGTGTCGACCTTCTCCACCTTTCCGTTGCCCTCACGGACGACGGAGAGGAAGTTCTCGATCAGGGGGGCGACAGCGCGCTCCTCCAGATCGGGGTCGAGGATGACCATCACCTCGTAGTGACGCATGTGGAACCCACCTCCTTTGGACTCAGCGGCCACGGTCGTTCCGTGGCAGGAGGGTTGTTATGCGTGAGCAACGGTATCGGGGACCACTGACAATCGGCCCTCGTCGAGGAGGGCCGAGCAGATCAGCGGGCCTGCATCCCTGGTCGGGATGTGGACAGACACCGATGCAGACGGTACAGACTACCCGCACCTCGGCTTCCGGTTGAAATCCGGCAGCGGACAGCCGCACTCTGTACACATCGGGTGTGTATGGCGCTACGATGCGCCGCCTTCCGCAGGAGGTGCCCTCATGGCACAAGCAATGCGACCCAACAGCACCACGGCCGGCTCTCTTCTCGCCACGGACGGAAAGCCCCATCCGCTCCAGGACACGCTGCTCGGCGTGACGGTGGTGCTCGGCGCGATCGCGATCATCACCTCGATCTGGAGCGGGCTGCACCTGCTCAGCTCCTGGGCGGGGCTCGTCGGGATCCTGACCGGGGCGTACGGCCAGTTCATCTCGGTGACGACCCGCGAGCGGTTCGGGATGATTCTGGGGCTCGGTGCCTCGGCGGTCGGCTTCTTCATCGGCATGGCGCACGGAGGCCTCTTCGGCGGCGTGATCGGCTGAGGTCACACGGTCCGACGCGGACTGACCTCCATACGGCCAGTCGGGGCGCTCGCAGGGCGCAGTAGGCTTCGGCGCGAGAGCCGGAGCCCCTGTACCCATGGGGACACACCAGCCCGAGGAGCGCCCCGAATGAGCCTGACCCTGAGGACCATCAGTCGCGAGCAGCATCTGGCGTACATCCAGAGCCTGCCGTCGGCTAGCCACATGCAGGTCCCCGCATGGGCAGATGTGAAGTCGGAGTGGCGCTCCGAGAACCTCGGCTGGTTCGACGACAAGACCGGCGAGATGGTCGGCGCGGGCCTGGTGCTCTACCGCCAGCTGCCCAAGATCAAGCGTTACCTGGCCTATCTGCCCGAGGGCCCGGTCATCAACTGGTACGCGCCGAACCTCGAAGAGTGGCTGCGGCCGATGCTCGCGCACCTCAAGCAGCAGGGCGCCTTCTCCGTGAAGATGGGCCCGCCGGTCATCATCCGCCGCTGGGAGGCCCCTTCCATCAAGAAGGGCATCCAGGACCCCGATGTGAAGCGCCTGCGCGACATCGAGGCGGACTTCATCGAGCCCCGCGCCTTCGAGGTCGCCGACAAGCTGCGCCGCATGGGCTGGCAGCAGGGCGAGGACGGCGGTGCCGGCTTCGGCGACGTGCAGCCCCGCTACGTCTACCAGGTGCCGCTCGCGAACCGCTCCCTGGAAGAGGTCCACAAGCAGTTCAACCAGCTGTGGCGGCGCAACATCAAGAAGGCCGAGAAGGCCGGCGTCGAGGTCGTCCAGGGCGGCTACCAGGACCTCGCCGAGTGGCAGCGTCTGTACGAGATCACGGCCGTGCGCGACCACTTCCGGCCGCGTCCGCTCTCGTACTTCCAGCAGATGTGGACGGCCCTCAACACCGAGGACCCGAACCGCATGCGGCTGTACTTCGCCCGGCACAACGGGGTGAACCTGTCGGCCGCGACGATGCTCGTCGTCGGCGGGCACGTCTGGTACTCCTACGGCGCCTCGGACAACATCGGCCGTGAGGTCCGGCCCTCGAACGCGATGCAGTGGCGCATGCTGCGTGACGCGTACGCGCTCGGCGCCACGGTCTACGACCTGCGCGGCATCTCCGACTCCCTCGACGAGACGGACCACCTCTTCGGCCTCATCCAGTTCAAGGTCGGCACGGGCGGGCAGGCGGCCGAGTACCTCGGCGAGTGGGACTTCCCGCTCAACAAGCTGCTGCACAAGGCGCTCGACATCTACATGTCGCGGCGCTGACCGGCGGCCGTGCGGGGGACCGTCACAGGTCCTCCCCGGCCCCACCCGCTTCGCTTTCGGGGCGGACCCGGCACAATTCACGTAGCTCCAAAGTTTCTTCATACCTCTGATACACCGCAGCCACGAGAAAGGTTCCGGGACCGGCCATGGCGCTCACGCTCTATGTCGACACCGCGCGCTGGCGGGCACACCACAAGCACGTGCTCGAGCAGTTTCCGGGGCTCGTCCCCGTCTGCAAGGGCAACGGCTACGGCTTCGGCCACGAACGCCTCGCGGAGGAGGCGACCCGCATGGGGTCGGACATCCTCGCCGTGGGCACCACGTACGAGGCCGCCCGGATCAAGGACTGGTTCAGCGGTGACCTGCTGGTCCTGACGCCGTTCCGGCGCGGCGAGGAGCCGGTGCCGCTGCCCGACCGCGTCATCCGCTCCGTCTCCTCCGTGGACGGCGTCCACGGCCTGGTCGGCGCCCGTGTCGTCATCGAGGTCATGTCCTCGATGAAGCGGCACGGGGTGAGCGAGCAGGACCTTCCGCAGCTCGCGCACGCCATCCAGGACGTGCGGCTGGAGGGCTTCGCCATCCACCTGCCGCTGGACCGCACCGACGGCTCGGACGCCGTCGAGGAGGTCATCGGCTGGATGGACCGGCTGCGCGCGGCGCGTCTGCCGCTGCACACGATGTTCGTCAGCCACCTCAAGGCCGAGGAACTCGCGCGCCTGCAGCAGCAGTTCCCGCAGACCCGCTTCCGCGCGCGCATCGGCACGCGCCTGTGGCTGGGCGACCACGACGCGACCGAGTACCGCGGCGCCGTCCTGGACGTCACGCGGGTCGCCAAGGGCGACCGGTTCGGTTACCGGCAGCAGAAGGCGGCCTCCGACGGCTGGCTGGTGGTCGTGGCGGGCGGTACGTCGCACGGGGTGGGCCTGGAGGCCCCGAAGGCGCTGCACGGCGTCATGCCGCGCGCCAAGGGCGTCGCCCGCGCCGGCCTCGCGACGGTGAACCGGAACCTCGCGCCGTTCGTCTGGGGTGGCAAGCAGCGCTGGTTCGCCGAGCCGCCGCACATGCAGGTGTCGATCCTGTTCGTGCCCGCGGACGCTCCCGAGCCGCAGGTCGGTGAGGAGCTGGTGGCCCACCTGCGGCACACCACCACACAGTTCGACCGTCTCGTGGACCGCTGAGGGGCGCCACAGAGCCGAACGGAAGGGGCCGGACACCGCTGGTGTCCGGCCCCTTCCGCGCGCTCTGAGCGCGCCCTGACGGGCTGTTCGCTCAGAGTGAACCGTCGGGGTCCTTGCCCCAGTTCACCGGTGGCGGCGGCTCCGCCTCGTGCTCCTTCTCCCAAGCCACGTAGGCCGCATGCCCGAAGACGAACCGGTCCTCGGCCCCGTCCAGCACCCCGCCCGACGGATCGTCGTCGCCGGAGCGCCGCACCACGTCGCGTTCGGGCAGCCAGATGTCGCGCACGATGATCGCGCAGAGGTAGAGCGTGCCCAGGAGGTGGATGATCACGGCGGCCTGGTAGCCGTCGGTCGGCAGTCCCTGGTGCTTGTCGCCGCTGGTCGTGTACGCGAGGTACATCCAGATCCCGAGGAAGTACACGACCTCACAGGCCTGCCAGACGAGGAAGTCCCGCCACTTGGGCCGGGCCAGGGCGGCGAGCGGGATCAGCCAGAGGACGTACTGCGGCGAGTAGACCTTGTTGGTGAGGACGAAGGCCGCGACGACCAGGAACGCGAGCTGCGCGAAGCGCGGTCGGCGCGGCGCGGTCAGCGCGAGCGCGGCCACACCGAGGCAGGCCAGGACCATGAGGGCCGAGGCCAGGGTGTTGACCACGTCCGTGTCGAGCGGGGTGTCCATGTGCTGGGAGATGACCAGCCAGAACGAGCCGAAGTCGACGCCCCGCTCCTGGCTGAAGGTGTAGAACTTCGACCAGCCGTCCGGCGCCATGAGCATCACCGGCAGGTTCATGGCCAGCCAGGCCACGACCGCTCCGAACGCGGCCACGGCGAACTCCCGCCACTTCCCGGCGCGCCAGCACAGGACGAACAGCGGGCCGAGCAGCAGCGCGGGATAGAGCTTGGCGGCCGTGGCGAGCCCGATGAGGATGCCGAACGCGAGGGTGCGGCCGCGGGACCACATCAGCATCGCCGCGGCGGTGAGCGCCACGGCGAAGAGGTCCCAGTTGATGGTGGAGGTCAGGGCGAACGCGGGAGCGAGAGCGACCAGGAGGCCGTCCCAGGGGCGCCTGCGGTGCGTCCGGGCCACGCACGCGGCGATGACCGCGGCGCAGATCATCAGCATCCCGGCGTTGACCATCCAGTACACCTGCTCCTGGTGCTGGATGGTGCCGCTGCCGGGCGTGAGCCAGGCTGCGACCTCCATGAACACACCGGTGAGCACCGGGTACTCGAGGTACTCCATGTCGCCGGGCAGCCGGTCGAAGTACGGGATGAGACCGTCGGCGAATCCGCGGCCCTGGTAGAGGTGCGGGATGTCCGAGTAGCAGGCGTGCGTGTACTGCGAGCTGGCGCCGTAGAACCAGGCGCCGTCGTAGCAGGGGAACTTCTGCACCATGCCGAGCGCGAACATGCCGATCATGACGAGCGCGATGACCCGTACGGGGGTCCACCAGGACCGGCCGGTCAGGGCCCGCCACCCGATGGGGCCCCCGAGGAACTCGCTACCGGCGGCGGCGACCTTGTCCTCCCTGGTCGGCCGCACCTGCTCCGGCTCCTCCGGCTTCACATGCGTCGTCTCTGCACTGGGCATGCCGCACATCCTGCCGTACGAGTCTGGGTACAGGGCGAGGGCCGCCGCACCGGCATGGTGCGGCGGCCCTCATCGACTCTGGGTCACGCTGTGTTTCACGTGAAACACAGCGTGTTCACTCAGCCTGTGCCTCCGAAGAGGCCCCCTCCGTTGCCGTTGCCGCGTGTGCTCCCGGTGGTGTCCGTGGCGCTGCCTGACGGATCCGGAGTGACTCCACCGTCCGTGGCCCCGCCGTCGGTGGTCCCTCCGTCGGTCGTGCCGCCGTTAGTCGTGCACGTCCAGTCCTTCCACTTGTTGCAGGTCTCCGTGGGCGACGGGGACGTGCTCTCGCTGGACTGGCTCGGGGACGGAGTCGCGGAAGCGGACTCGGACGGCGACGCCGTCATCGACGGGGTCGGCGACGGGCTCGGCTTG
This window harbors:
- a CDS encoding glycosyltransferase family 87 protein — protein: MCGMPSAETTHVKPEEPEQVRPTREDKVAAAGSEFLGGPIGWRALTGRSWWTPVRVIALVMIGMFALGMVQKFPCYDGAWFYGASSQYTHACYSDIPHLYQGRGFADGLIPYFDRLPGDMEYLEYPVLTGVFMEVAAWLTPGSGTIQHQEQVYWMVNAGMLMICAAVIAACVARTHRRRPWDGLLVALAPAFALTSTINWDLFAVALTAAAMLMWSRGRTLAFGILIGLATAAKLYPALLLGPLFVLCWRAGKWREFAVAAFGAVVAWLAMNLPVMLMAPDGWSKFYTFSQERGVDFGSFWLVISQHMDTPLDTDVVNTLASALMVLACLGVAALALTAPRRPRFAQLAFLVVAAFVLTNKVYSPQYVLWLIPLAALARPKWRDFLVWQACEVVYFLGIWMYLAYTTSGDKHQGLPTDGYQAAVIIHLLGTLYLCAIIVRDIWLPERDVVRRSGDDDPSGGVLDGAEDRFVFGHAAYVAWEKEHEAEPPPPVNWGKDPDGSL
- the rpsR gene encoding 30S ribosomal protein S18; protein product: MAKPPVRKPKKKVCAFCKDKVTYVDYKDTNMLRKFISDRGKIRARRVTGNCTQHQRDVATAVKNSREMALLPYTSTAR
- a CDS encoding alanine racemase: MALTLYVDTARWRAHHKHVLEQFPGLVPVCKGNGYGFGHERLAEEATRMGSDILAVGTTYEAARIKDWFSGDLLVLTPFRRGEEPVPLPDRVIRSVSSVDGVHGLVGARVVIEVMSSMKRHGVSEQDLPQLAHAIQDVRLEGFAIHLPLDRTDGSDAVEEVIGWMDRLRAARLPLHTMFVSHLKAEELARLQQQFPQTRFRARIGTRLWLGDHDATEYRGAVLDVTRVAKGDRFGYRQQKAASDGWLVVVAGGTSHGVGLEAPKALHGVMPRAKGVARAGLATVNRNLAPFVWGGKQRWFAEPPHMQVSILFVPADAPEPQVGEELVAHLRHTTTQFDRLVDR
- the femX gene encoding peptidoglycan bridge formation glycyltransferase FemX; this encodes MSLTLRTISREQHLAYIQSLPSASHMQVPAWADVKSEWRSENLGWFDDKTGEMVGAGLVLYRQLPKIKRYLAYLPEGPVINWYAPNLEEWLRPMLAHLKQQGAFSVKMGPPVIIRRWEAPSIKKGIQDPDVKRLRDIEADFIEPRAFEVADKLRRMGWQQGEDGGAGFGDVQPRYVYQVPLANRSLEEVHKQFNQLWRRNIKKAEKAGVEVVQGGYQDLAEWQRLYEITAVRDHFRPRPLSYFQQMWTALNTEDPNRMRLYFARHNGVNLSAATMLVVGGHVWYSYGASDNIGREVRPSNAMQWRMLRDAYALGATVYDLRGISDSLDETDHLFGLIQFKVGTGGQAAEYLGEWDFPLNKLLHKALDIYMSRR
- a CDS encoding single-stranded DNA-binding protein, giving the protein MAGETVITVVGNLVDDPELRFTPSGAAVAKFRVASTPRTFDRQTNEWKDGESLFLTCSVWRQAAENVAESLQRGMRVIVQGRLKQRSYEDREGVKRTVYELDVEEVGASLRSATAKVTKTSGGGRGGQGGYGGGGGGQQGGGWGGGPGGGQQQGGGGAPADDPWATGSPAGGGQQQGGGGGGWGGSSGGSGGGYSDEPPF
- a CDS encoding MATE family efflux transporter; the encoded protein is MVPMTQAPATPKAARRRHDREIVALAVPAFGALVAEPLFLMADSAIVGHLGTSQLAGLAVASALLTTAVSVFVFLAYATTAAVARRVGAGDLRAAIQQGMDGIWLALILGAAVIAVVLPTAPTLIDLFGASDTAAPYAVTYLRISALGIPAMLVVLAATGVLRGLQNTKTPLYVAVAGFIANGALNAGLVYGADLGIAGSAWGTVIAQIGMAVIYLVVVVRGARRHGASLRPDAAGIRACAQAGAPLLVRTLSLRAILMIATAVAARLGDADVAAHQIILSLWSLLAFALDAIAIAGQAIIGRYLGADDAQGARDVCRRMVQWGIASGVVLGVLVILTRPLFVPLFTSDPVVQDAALPALVVVALSQPICGIVFVLDGVLMGAGDGPYLAWAMLITLAVFTPVALLVPVLGGGLTALWGAMTLMMAVRMATLWMRYRSGRWAITGATR
- the rplI gene encoding 50S ribosomal protein L9, whose translation is MKIILTHEVSGLGTAGDVVDVKDGYARNYLVPRGFAIRWTKGGEQDVAQIRRARKIHEIATIEQANEIKAQLEGVKVRLAVRSGDAGRLFGSVTQADVASAIETAGGPKVDKRRVELGSPIKTLGAHSATVRLHPEVAAKVNVEVVSA
- the rpsF gene encoding 30S ribosomal protein S6 translates to MRHYEVMVILDPDLEERAVAPLIENFLSVVREGNGKVEKVDTWGRRRLSYEIKKKPEGIYSVIDLQAEPAVVKELDRQMNLNESVLRTKVLRPETH